The following proteins come from a genomic window of Candidatus Saccharibacteria bacterium oral taxon 488:
- the dnaA gene encoding chromosomal replication initiator protein DnaA — translation MNSQAIWQGVLGEIEVSIPPSSFSTWFKSTELDIISDNEVAVLSPNPFVLTQLEKRYYQRIADGLKRNGLAVSTIHFRPKKVATRRQRLNRDEPHSTATSPSIIKQANKSTTNLNPRYTFDNFIVGSSNDLAHAACQAIAANPGTKYNPLYLYGGSGLGKTHLMQAVGNEIIKRQPSARVLYTTTETFVSEFLDSIRFKKKGFSDKYRNVDVLIVDDMQFIANKEKTQDEFFHTFNDLHQHDKQIIISSDKPPKSIPTLTDRLRSRFEWGMTIDVQMPDYETRCAIVTAKAGLSNVELSADVVEYLATNFKTNIRELEGALNQLLAYAEMQNITPDTETAEGLLGNIKRSRPQHITAKQIIDKTARHFGVEVKDVCSPKRDKYIMQPRQIAMYLLRSELKMSFPKIAQELGRKDHTTAIHSVDKISKEMLISVNIREQINDIRDKLYV, via the coding sequence GTGAATAGTCAAGCTATTTGGCAGGGAGTGTTGGGTGAAATTGAAGTTTCAATTCCGCCATCGTCATTTTCGACCTGGTTTAAGTCGACCGAGCTTGACATTATATCTGATAACGAAGTGGCCGTCCTGTCACCCAACCCTTTCGTGTTAACACAACTAGAAAAACGATATTATCAGCGCATCGCTGACGGTTTGAAACGAAATGGCCTTGCGGTCTCGACGATTCATTTTCGACCAAAAAAGGTGGCTACTCGGAGACAACGCCTCAATCGCGATGAGCCACATTCAACTGCGACCAGTCCATCAATTATTAAACAAGCTAACAAATCGACAACCAACCTCAACCCACGCTACACCTTTGACAACTTTATCGTTGGCTCGAGCAATGACCTGGCGCACGCCGCCTGTCAAGCGATTGCCGCTAATCCTGGCACCAAATACAATCCGCTTTATCTCTATGGTGGTTCGGGGCTTGGTAAAACCCATTTGATGCAGGCCGTTGGTAACGAGATTATTAAGCGCCAACCCTCCGCCCGCGTGTTATATACTACCACCGAGACCTTTGTGAGTGAATTCCTCGACTCAATTCGCTTCAAGAAAAAAGGATTTTCCGACAAGTATCGTAACGTCGATGTCTTGATCGTTGACGATATGCAGTTTATCGCCAACAAGGAAAAAACTCAGGACGAGTTCTTCCACACCTTTAACGACCTACACCAACACGACAAGCAGATCATTATCAGCTCTGACAAGCCGCCCAAAAGTATCCCTACCCTGACCGACCGCCTGCGCAGTCGCTTTGAGTGGGGTATGACGATTGACGTGCAGATGCCTGATTATGAAACTCGCTGCGCTATCGTTACTGCCAAGGCCGGCCTGAGTAATGTGGAGTTGTCCGCCGATGTCGTCGAATACCTCGCCACTAATTTCAAGACCAATATCCGCGAACTTGAGGGGGCGCTCAATCAACTCCTTGCCTATGCCGAGATGCAGAACATCACGCCTGATACCGAAACCGCCGAGGGACTGCTTGGTAATATCAAGCGCTCTCGCCCGCAACATATCACCGCCAAGCAAATTATCGACAAAACCGCTCGCCACTTTGGTGTTGAGGTCAAGGACGTGTGTTCGCCAAAGCGCGATAAATACATCATGCAGCCACGCCAAATTGCCATGTACCTGCTGCGAAGCGAGCTCAAGATGAGTTTTCCAAAAATCGCCCAGGAACTTGGTCGCAAAGATCATACTACCGCCATTCATTCGGTCGACAAAATTAGCAAGGAGATGCTCATCAGCGTCAATATTCGTGAACAAATTAACGACATCCGAGACAAGCTCTATGTGTAA
- the dnaN gene encoding DNA polymerase III subunit beta: protein MKLTVTQENLAKALASVGRIAASRNELAILNNILLRTDGSRLVVAATNLEVASTQYVGAKVEKPGSITIPARLVSEFVASLPSGTVELEVKDEHLHLTADKFSSVINGVVADEFPELPTVDEQTAVRLDMSTDELKKAVSQTIIATSSDATRAVLTGVYWHTYNSELYLAATDGYRLAEKRLMKFDGEITAIVPASTLQELLRSLDTETSDVSLFFDETQVGFRTDHLEIVSRLIDGKFPDYRQLIPKLAETDVVIKKADFLRITKVASLFARESGGGITLTASHEQALLSIHSIASELGENTSEASAEVSSDGEITLNSRYLIESLGATDGETVTFSFNGKLSPCVIREQTPTPDCMHIVMPLKR from the coding sequence ATGAAGCTCACCGTCACCCAAGAAAACCTCGCCAAAGCCCTCGCTAGCGTTGGGCGCATCGCCGCTAGTCGTAACGAACTAGCAATACTGAACAATATTTTACTACGAACCGATGGCTCTCGGCTGGTCGTAGCGGCAACGAATCTGGAGGTCGCTTCCACTCAGTATGTTGGCGCCAAGGTCGAGAAGCCCGGCTCGATAACTATCCCAGCCCGACTAGTGAGCGAGTTTGTCGCCAGCCTGCCAAGTGGTACGGTCGAGTTGGAGGTTAAGGATGAGCATCTACACCTGACCGCAGACAAGTTTTCATCGGTTATCAATGGCGTCGTAGCAGACGAGTTTCCGGAGCTGCCGACAGTGGACGAGCAGACGGCGGTGCGACTGGATATGAGTACGGATGAGCTAAAAAAGGCAGTTTCGCAAACCATTATCGCGACGTCTAGTGATGCCACGCGGGCGGTGTTAACTGGTGTGTACTGGCATACCTATAATAGTGAGTTGTATCTAGCGGCCACGGACGGTTATCGGCTAGCGGAGAAGCGGCTGATGAAGTTTGATGGCGAAATTACGGCCATCGTGCCGGCATCGACACTACAAGAGCTATTGCGAAGCCTCGACACCGAGACGAGTGATGTGAGTTTGTTTTTTGATGAAACGCAGGTTGGGTTTCGGACGGATCATTTAGAGATCGTGAGTCGGCTGATCGACGGTAAGTTTCCCGACTATCGTCAACTGATCCCTAAACTCGCCGAGACCGATGTAGTGATTAAGAAGGCTGATTTCCTGCGCATCACCAAGGTCGCTAGTCTATTTGCGCGCGAATCGGGTGGCGGTATTACCCTCACGGCTAGTCACGAGCAGGCGCTACTATCAATCCACTCAATCGCTTCGGAGCTTGGCGAGAATACCTCTGAGGCCAGCGCCGAGGTGTCAAGCGACGGCGAAATTACGCTTAATTCTCGCTATCTGATTGAGTCGCTCGGCGCCACTGATGGCGAGACCGTCACCTTCTCGTTTAACGGTAAGCTGTCGCCATGCGTCATCCGCGAGCAGACCCCTACGCCAGATTGTATGCATATTGTTATGCCGTTGAAGCGCTAG
- a CDS encoding M23 family metallopeptidase, whose product MKKYRKTTLRQHLYQLGILLSVACLVITNSASPVSALDEKSYLNNSIYFLSKKDEQCTPGQSNSQGYTTIGEEVEVGVSIYGGTWDGKNLKRNPGDDNGNSLTGKLNGRTTFAELSNARSLDFKALTDALKAPENMRTPANHAWKGGLKPKAKLKITYNGKTIVMEKGDVGTGGGNVEGKVRAVDLWYETAKLLDFRVGTGVAKVQLVSDDTPVTPLDGQPVTTSQNTNIPMSVPDGSSTGERVFKFLLNKGLSRNQALGIVANLMQESGGGTLDLKPDLQNHIGAYGIAQWLGNRRTGLQEFAKKNGMTEKDFVAQVNYLWDELNDSKKPYKSTVLDPIKASTTLVEAVTIFLEKFEVPCLPGRCATEIAKRMAHAAVAESKLAGVNGGGGSTEEKCENDSASGAVSSSGYALPIIGHDKNPKHLNCTPRMSSNPCHHDGTPAFDLIAKPGTKVVAITDGVIDSTKPYTIGAAASDPKCKSIQFKGDDGWYYWYGHTTIDAPKGTRFKAGQVMGVVGSVACGMGGASHLHIDRGSPKGRTAGEKNHRDDGFVSLMQKLLKEAGDKGSSPNPAL is encoded by the coding sequence ATGAAGAAATATCGCAAAACCACCCTCAGACAACACCTATATCAGCTTGGTATTCTTTTGAGCGTAGCCTGTCTCGTCATAACAAACTCAGCATCACCGGTGTCGGCGCTTGACGAAAAATCTTACCTGAATAATTCCATATATTTTCTGAGCAAAAAAGACGAGCAGTGTACCCCGGGACAATCCAATAGTCAGGGCTACACAACTATCGGCGAGGAGGTAGAGGTGGGCGTTTCTATTTATGGCGGCACGTGGGACGGCAAAAACCTCAAGCGCAACCCCGGAGATGATAATGGTAATTCGCTAACCGGAAAACTTAATGGTCGTACGACATTTGCTGAACTGAGCAACGCAAGAAGTCTGGACTTTAAGGCGCTCACCGACGCCCTTAAGGCTCCTGAAAATATGCGCACCCCGGCTAATCACGCCTGGAAGGGCGGGCTCAAACCAAAGGCTAAGCTAAAAATAACCTATAACGGCAAGACTATTGTTATGGAAAAGGGTGACGTCGGTACTGGAGGTGGCAATGTTGAGGGTAAGGTGCGTGCCGTTGACCTGTGGTATGAAACAGCAAAATTACTCGACTTTAGGGTTGGTACGGGAGTTGCCAAGGTGCAGCTAGTTAGCGACGATACGCCAGTGACCCCCCTCGACGGACAGCCAGTAACAACCTCGCAAAACACAAATATTCCGATGTCTGTTCCTGACGGGTCGAGCACTGGTGAGCGTGTATTTAAGTTTTTACTCAACAAAGGGCTGTCACGCAATCAAGCGCTCGGTATCGTCGCCAACCTTATGCAAGAGTCTGGTGGAGGAACACTTGATCTAAAACCGGATCTACAAAACCACATCGGTGCATACGGCATTGCCCAATGGCTCGGAAATAGACGCACGGGCCTTCAAGAATTCGCCAAAAAGAACGGGATGACCGAGAAAGATTTTGTGGCGCAGGTTAATTATTTATGGGACGAGCTCAACGACAGCAAAAAACCCTATAAAAGCACCGTTCTCGACCCCATCAAGGCTAGTACCACTCTCGTTGAGGCTGTTACGATTTTTCTAGAAAAATTTGAGGTTCCGTGCCTACCAGGTCGTTGCGCAACAGAGATAGCCAAGCGCATGGCTCACGCGGCAGTTGCCGAGTCGAAATTAGCCGGCGTTAATGGGGGTGGGGGCTCAACCGAGGAAAAGTGTGAAAATGATAGTGCAAGTGGCGCAGTAAGCTCTAGCGGGTACGCCCTGCCGATTATTGGTCACGACAAGAATCCCAAGCACCTCAATTGTACACCACGCATGTCGTCAAACCCTTGCCATCACGATGGGACGCCAGCCTTTGACCTCATCGCAAAACCAGGCACAAAAGTTGTTGCCATCACTGATGGCGTTATAGACTCAACAAAGCCTTACACAATAGGGGCCGCCGCCTCAGACCCTAAATGTAAATCAATTCAGTTCAAGGGGGATGATGGCTGGTATTATTGGTATGGGCACACCACCATAGACGCTCCAAAAGGTACCCGCTTTAAGGCAGGGCAGGTTATGGGGGTAGTCGGTAGTGTAGCATGCGGAATGGGCGGAGCATCACACCTGCATATCGACAGAGGCTCTCCAAAAGGAAGAACAGCCGGAGAAAAGAATCACCGAGACGATGGATTTGTCTCATTAATGCAAAAACTGCTTAAGGAGGCAGGGGACAAGGGTAGTAGTCCAAATCCAGCACTATGA
- a CDS encoding DUF87 domain-containing protein produces the protein MARKKKLDAIDIAAQQRAREQAEVEQAFLTGVRTLRDFIAPSSLELKSDHFRLGSKYGRTMYVYGYPRELYTGWLSSVINIDEVLDISMFIYPVDTQVVLNNLRKKVTQLEASLSINSEKGKVRDPAMEAALQDAEELRNQLQIGSEKFFRFGLYITIYADSIDELNFIQHKIETIFGQQLVFSKVASAQQEQGLNSTIPQLTDQLQVRRNMNTGAISTSFPFTSADLTDGKGVLYGINMHNNGLVIFDRFSLENANMVVFAKSGAGKSFTVKLEALRSMMLGSDIVIIDPENEYQKLSDAVGGSYIRLSLNSDTRINPFDLPRVIDTDEADDALRANLVTLHGLLRQMLGGSQTTAGGQIIAGLTAAEEADIDQALIDTYARIGITADPLTHHSTPPTIADLYDTLLHMGGTGPSLAQRLRKFTSGTFAGIFSQQSNIDINNTMVVFNIRDLEDELRPIAMYIVLNHIWNITRTDQKRRMLIVDEAWQLMRYDDSANFLFSLAKRARKYQLGLTTITQDVEDFMGSKMGRAIVANSSMQLLLKQSTSAVDVLSSVFKLTEEEQKRLANFPVGQGLFFAGQNHVHIQIQASDTEYELINTSPISRHQLPSETPLGGYGAV, from the coding sequence ATGGCTAGAAAAAAGAAGTTAGACGCTATTGATATCGCCGCTCAACAGCGGGCCCGCGAGCAGGCCGAGGTAGAGCAGGCATTTCTCACCGGCGTGAGAACCTTACGCGACTTTATTGCCCCGAGTAGTCTCGAGCTCAAGTCTGACCACTTCCGCCTCGGCTCAAAGTACGGCCGCACCATGTACGTCTACGGGTATCCGCGCGAGCTATACACCGGTTGGCTCAGCTCGGTGATCAACATCGACGAGGTGCTGGATATTAGTATGTTCATTTACCCGGTTGACACCCAGGTGGTACTCAACAACCTGCGCAAGAAAGTGACTCAGCTCGAGGCCAGCCTCAGTATCAATTCCGAGAAGGGCAAGGTGCGCGACCCAGCGATGGAAGCGGCATTGCAGGACGCCGAGGAACTGCGCAACCAGCTACAGATCGGCTCGGAAAAGTTCTTCCGCTTTGGCCTTTACATCACGATTTATGCCGACAGTATTGATGAACTCAACTTTATCCAGCACAAGATCGAGACAATTTTTGGCCAGCAGCTGGTGTTCTCTAAGGTTGCCTCGGCCCAACAAGAGCAGGGCCTCAATAGCACCATTCCACAGCTGACCGACCAGCTCCAGGTTCGCCGCAACATGAATACCGGCGCTATTTCTACCAGCTTTCCGTTTACCTCGGCCGATCTAACTGACGGCAAGGGTGTGCTATATGGTATTAATATGCATAATAACGGCTTGGTAATTTTTGATCGCTTTTCTCTCGAGAATGCCAACATGGTGGTGTTCGCTAAATCTGGTGCTGGTAAGTCGTTCACCGTCAAACTGGAGGCACTGCGCAGTATGATGCTCGGCTCGGACATCGTGATTATCGACCCAGAAAACGAATACCAGAAATTGTCCGACGCCGTTGGCGGCAGCTACATTCGACTCAGCCTCAACAGCGACACCCGCATCAATCCGTTTGATCTGCCGCGAGTAATTGATACCGATGAGGCAGACGATGCACTGAGGGCGAATTTAGTGACGCTGCATGGGTTGTTGCGACAGATGCTGGGTGGTTCGCAGACGACAGCGGGTGGACAGATTATCGCCGGACTGACGGCCGCTGAAGAGGCTGATATTGACCAGGCGCTGATCGACACCTACGCCCGCATCGGCATCACCGCCGACCCATTGACACATCACTCGACACCGCCAACTATCGCCGACCTCTACGATACGCTGCTTCATATGGGCGGCACCGGGCCAAGCCTCGCCCAACGGCTCCGCAAGTTTACCTCGGGTACTTTCGCTGGTATCTTTAGTCAGCAATCAAACATCGATATCAATAACACCATGGTGGTCTTTAATATCCGCGATCTCGAGGACGAGCTACGACCGATCGCTATGTACATTGTGCTCAATCACATCTGGAACATTACGCGTACCGACCAAAAACGGCGCATGCTCATCGTCGATGAGGCCTGGCAGCTGATGCGCTACGACGACTCTGCCAACTTCCTGTTTTCTCTCGCCAAGCGCGCCCGCAAATATCAGCTCGGTCTCACGACCATCACCCAGGACGTCGAGGACTTTATGGGTAGCAAGATGGGCCGAGCCATTGTCGCTAACTCGTCGATGCAGCTGCTGCTCAAGCAGTCAACCAGCGCCGTTGATGTCCTTTCCAGTGTCTTCAAACTAACCGAGGAAGAGCAAAAACGCCTCGCCAATTTCCCCGTGGGGCAGGGGCTATTCTTTGCCGGACAAAACCACGTTCACATCCAGATTCAGGCCAGTGACACCGAATATGAACTTATCAACACCTCGCCGATCTCTCGACACCAGCTACCATCAGAGACACCGCTCGGCGGGTACGGGGCAGTGTAG
- a CDS encoding PrgI family protein, protein MAVYKVPQDVEADDKLLGPFSFKQFIFLIIAVGMVALAWGLFSVLPPLAIIPVPIALFFGALALPLRKDQPMEVYLAAVISFILKPKQRLWRADGIERMVEVIAPRIEEKQYSKGYDQAEVNRRLSYLATLVDTHGWSVRGVSNPNSSVGGSSMQADWYNEAQTAQDPLDPSSKTARAFETLIERADEKRHDDIVQQMQRAQTTPTTQTAQDDQAPSPQPSTFNPYPTMQQSIITPISEQTTATAHTDQAPPSTAPVSPAIMDLARNHSDLSVASLQREAGRIQKEHDKEVVISLH, encoded by the coding sequence ATGGCCGTCTACAAAGTTCCCCAGGATGTGGAAGCTGATGACAAGCTGCTCGGGCCGTTTAGCTTCAAGCAGTTCATTTTCTTGATCATCGCGGTCGGAATGGTTGCGCTAGCATGGGGCCTATTCTCGGTGCTGCCGCCACTGGCGATCATCCCGGTGCCAATTGCGCTATTTTTTGGGGCATTAGCCTTACCACTGCGCAAGGATCAGCCAATGGAGGTTTATCTCGCAGCAGTTATTTCATTTATACTTAAGCCCAAGCAACGACTGTGGCGAGCCGATGGTATTGAGCGAATGGTCGAAGTCATTGCTCCGCGTATTGAGGAAAAGCAATATAGCAAGGGGTATGACCAGGCAGAAGTTAATCGCCGACTGTCATATCTGGCGACACTGGTAGATACACACGGCTGGTCGGTGCGTGGTGTCAGCAACCCAAACAGCTCGGTGGGGGGAAGCTCAATGCAAGCAGACTGGTATAACGAGGCTCAGACCGCCCAAGATCCACTGGACCCGAGTAGCAAGACAGCCCGCGCCTTTGAAACACTGATTGAGCGGGCCGACGAAAAGCGTCATGATGACATTGTCCAGCAAATGCAGCGAGCCCAAACCACCCCGACTACCCAGACCGCCCAAGACGACCAAGCCCCCTCACCGCAACCCTCGACCTTCAACCCCTATCCAACTATGCAGCAGTCTATCATCACGCCCATCAGCGAGCAGACGACCGCGACGGCCCACACCGACCAGGCGCCCCCTAGCACAGCACCCGTCTCGCCTGCTATAATGGACTTAGCGCGTAATCACAGCGATCTGTCAGTCGCCTCGCTCCAACGAGAGGCCGGTCGCATCCAAAAAGAACATGATAAGGAAGTCGTGATTTCGCTTCACTAG
- a CDS encoding type IV secretion system protein yields the protein MLTQKKTPHQRIRITLVGLAALLVVPMLMTFFALSPTANAARARLDHSPYLAQVKQLLLARAMHGCIVGGAGFDGNLTSAKVASGDWGGAITTTVGPILDGDDDGLFDCKQVVSAARNAFGYSSFTDMFCALKGEWRDNANLDCTSNITKGEYSGDKWNIPRDRGVYAIQVLEKKAGKSLKFDSALVNYSMAMAALLSGQKIGCKAEWRGYDSGDDAASNDIKADQRNKKIAVALADGTVAYGYYYIPDANKSVPLFSGAGAPYTAPGGIDTKMSCGRIAQWASDNAEAAAKSAKTEAADNTRKAIYDALLKKCIEKSGGGAGGPAEQICKQQVDSWMSACKDKLPSSGAVASSEEYVKCIAEQSKYKDKEISDALSGISADTPSGQSGGDEKKPECAVKDLGWLICPVVNFLSDISDAAFAMIADNFLKIEPDLASGGEVQAAWGIMRNIANGAFIIMFLAIIISQLTGFGISNYGIKKMLPRLIVAAILVNVSIYICQIAVDLSNILGYSLRAGIGGIGDEITRANEIFQSGQGRGTWGGFALTVLAAGTAGILALAVLIGALVSGLVVMATIAVLLIARKALIVILIVISPLAFVAFLLPNTEKLFSKWRSIFVGLLMVFPTIGLLFGGGILAGAIVKAGGGNDMIMQIVGELIKVLPLIAVWSVLKKAIDVAGSISQHINNAGGRLGGGAKNWAKDRYANSRLGQMQDFRKKQVARRKQLMRAGAWKGSGLMDHIWRNRMSGLNEKFNRSRLANNKFLGAGKDVNYGIRSAAAGQDAVDKEELEAAEDLLAYQFNGDAAAALRNAGDNEILKHVAFKKLESTGKHGAEQMYEYLQGGGTISNRRMAETLTRMKDDHAGLFEMGRTAIDQMEQDGTTSVSFSQQQMAELTAKGVNGLSDEKLARQASSAIKVAGETEFTKGGQRMVGISADRAASVLDNKRVNTSISGSARRELESIRNNSVGTEEIRIPHDTASSNNITEAIPSDTPMGRTFVAGTGRGPAPPQSPPSAPPNNQNNRNNNPPAAS from the coding sequence ATGCTTACGCAAAAAAAGACCCCGCATCAACGTATTCGCATTACCTTGGTTGGGCTGGCCGCACTGTTAGTCGTTCCGATGCTCATGACGTTTTTTGCATTGTCACCGACCGCTAACGCGGCTCGGGCGCGTCTTGATCATTCTCCATATCTCGCTCAAGTCAAACAGCTCCTACTCGCACGCGCCATGCATGGTTGTATCGTTGGCGGTGCTGGGTTTGACGGAAATCTTACCTCCGCAAAGGTTGCGAGTGGCGACTGGGGTGGTGCCATTACTACCACTGTCGGTCCAATTCTTGACGGCGATGATGACGGGCTATTTGATTGTAAGCAAGTGGTATCTGCTGCGCGAAACGCATTCGGCTACAGTTCTTTTACTGATATGTTCTGTGCGCTAAAAGGTGAATGGCGAGATAACGCCAACCTTGACTGTACCAGCAATATTACCAAGGGCGAGTACAGCGGCGATAAGTGGAATATACCGAGAGACAGAGGAGTATATGCGATCCAAGTCCTTGAAAAAAAGGCCGGCAAAAGCCTGAAATTCGACTCAGCATTAGTCAACTACTCTATGGCAATGGCGGCGCTCTTGTCGGGCCAAAAGATTGGCTGTAAAGCCGAATGGCGAGGATACGATAGCGGAGATGACGCCGCAAGTAATGACATAAAGGCCGATCAGCGTAACAAAAAAATAGCCGTTGCCCTAGCTGATGGTACGGTAGCTTATGGATACTATTATATACCCGACGCAAATAAAAGTGTCCCCCTATTTAGCGGGGCGGGAGCGCCTTATACCGCTCCTGGCGGCATAGACACAAAAATGTCATGTGGGCGAATCGCGCAATGGGCATCAGACAATGCTGAAGCAGCCGCAAAGTCAGCAAAAACCGAGGCCGCTGATAACACTCGTAAGGCCATCTATGACGCCCTCCTAAAAAAATGCATCGAGAAAAGCGGCGGAGGCGCCGGAGGGCCAGCGGAGCAAATATGTAAACAACAAGTTGACAGCTGGATGAGTGCCTGTAAGGATAAGCTGCCGTCAAGTGGCGCTGTGGCGAGTTCTGAGGAGTACGTCAAATGTATTGCTGAGCAATCAAAGTATAAGGATAAAGAGATCAGCGACGCCCTCTCTGGCATCTCCGCCGACACCCCCTCTGGCCAGAGCGGAGGCGACGAGAAAAAGCCAGAGTGTGCCGTCAAAGACCTCGGTTGGCTCATTTGTCCAGTCGTTAATTTCTTGTCTGATATTTCAGACGCAGCTTTCGCCATGATCGCTGACAACTTCCTAAAGATTGAGCCGGATCTTGCCTCTGGGGGTGAAGTACAGGCAGCCTGGGGAATTATGCGTAACATTGCCAATGGTGCGTTCATCATTATGTTTCTGGCAATCATCATCTCTCAGCTCACCGGCTTTGGCATCTCGAACTACGGCATCAAAAAGATGCTGCCACGGCTCATTGTCGCCGCAATCCTGGTGAATGTATCAATTTACATCTGTCAAATTGCCGTTGATCTGTCTAACATCCTCGGCTATAGCCTGCGTGCTGGCATTGGCGGCATTGGCGACGAGATTACCCGAGCAAATGAGATCTTTCAATCAGGCCAGGGGCGTGGTACATGGGGGGGCTTTGCGCTAACCGTCCTCGCCGCAGGCACAGCCGGGATCCTCGCCCTCGCGGTTTTGATCGGAGCGCTTGTATCTGGGCTGGTTGTTATGGCGACCATTGCTGTGCTACTCATCGCCCGTAAAGCACTCATCGTCATCCTCATTGTTATCTCACCGCTGGCTTTCGTTGCCTTTCTGCTACCAAATACCGAAAAATTATTTAGTAAATGGCGCTCAATCTTTGTGGGGCTACTCATGGTCTTTCCGACAATCGGCCTGCTGTTCGGCGGTGGCATACTAGCGGGGGCCATCGTTAAGGCCGGGGGTGGAAACGACATGATCATGCAGATTGTTGGCGAGCTAATCAAAGTCCTACCGCTCATCGCCGTGTGGAGTGTCCTTAAGAAAGCCATCGACGTCGCCGGGTCAATCAGCCAGCACATCAACAACGCCGGTGGTCGCCTCGGTGGCGGCGCCAAAAACTGGGCAAAGGATAGGTATGCCAATTCACGACTTGGTCAGATGCAAGATTTTCGCAAGAAGCAAGTAGCGCGCCGTAAACAGCTCATGCGGGCCGGGGCCTGGAAGGGTAGCGGACTTATGGATCACATATGGAGAAATCGAATGTCTGGGCTTAATGAGAAATTCAACAGGAGCAGGTTGGCAAATAATAAATTCCTCGGAGCAGGCAAAGACGTAAATTACGGCATCCGGAGTGCGGCCGCGGGTCAAGATGCCGTGGACAAAGAAGAGCTCGAGGCAGCAGAAGATCTGCTTGCCTACCAGTTCAATGGTGATGCCGCCGCTGCACTGAGAAACGCCGGGGACAATGAGATACTTAAACATGTTGCCTTTAAGAAATTAGAGTCAACTGGTAAGCACGGCGCCGAACAAATGTACGAGTATCTCCAGGGTGGTGGAACTATCAGCAACCGCCGCATGGCAGAAACCCTTACTAGGATGAAAGATGACCACGCCGGCCTGTTTGAAATGGGTAGAACGGCCATCGACCAGATGGAGCAGGACGGAACAACCTCGGTCAGCTTTAGTCAGCAACAAATGGCCGAGTTGACCGCCAAGGGAGTTAATGGGTTAAGCGATGAAAAATTGGCGCGACAGGCATCCAGTGCAATTAAGGTTGCTGGTGAAACTGAGTTTACCAAGGGGGGTCAAAGAATGGTCGGTATTTCCGCCGACAGGGCAGCCTCAGTGCTTGACAATAAGCGCGTCAACACCTCGATATCAGGCAGCGCCCGTAGGGAGCTCGAGAGTATACGAAACAACAGCGTAGGAACCGAAGAAATCAGAATACCCCACGACACTGCATCGTCAAACAATATTACCGAAGCAATTCCGTCAGATACCCCGATGGGGCGGACATTCGTCGCCGGAACAGGGAGGGGGCCAGCTCCACCGCAATCCCCGCCTTCAGCACCGCCAAATAATCAAAATAATCGCAACAACAATCCACCCGCCGCTAGCTAA